A single genomic interval of Streptomyces showdoensis harbors:
- a CDS encoding ABC transporter substrate-binding protein produces the protein MGSGRRRAGRYGIALALLLAAGLSAGCASDPPGPARARDAGAGGERPVTLTVGVFGSFGLKEAGLYDAYMRLHPDVAVRQSSVERNENYYPQLITHLVTGSGLADVQAVEVGNIAEVVTTQGHRLEDLGAAPGVEREAFLPWKWAQGTGRDGRTVALGTDIGPQAVCYRKDLFARAGLPTDREAVGRLWAGDWRRFLEVGRRFAARAPKGVAFTDSASGVMAAVLVGAPLRFYDGRGELVVGSNPAVREAWDLGAAFARHGLTARLQQFTPGWDHGFADGGFATVVCPAWMLGYIEDKAGPAGRGRWDVAAAPRSGNRGGSFLVVPSAGRHRAEAVRLAAWLTAPAQQARLFERRGSFPSASAALALPVVAAARHPYFGDAPVGAIFTAAALGVPRAPVGPKEGLVAQHLSDGGMLQVEQSGRDPDEAWAGVLRSIDNALDR, from the coding sequence ATGGGGAGCGGGCGGAGGCGGGCGGGCCGGTACGGGATCGCCCTGGCACTGCTGCTGGCCGCGGGACTCTCCGCCGGCTGCGCGAGCGACCCGCCCGGTCCTGCCCGGGCGCGGGACGCCGGGGCGGGCGGGGAGCGACCGGTCACCCTCACCGTCGGGGTGTTCGGCAGCTTCGGGCTGAAGGAGGCCGGGCTCTACGACGCGTACATGCGGCTGCACCCGGACGTCGCCGTCCGGCAGAGCTCCGTGGAGCGCAACGAGAACTACTACCCGCAGCTGATCACCCACCTCGTCACCGGCTCCGGCCTCGCCGACGTGCAGGCCGTCGAGGTCGGCAACATCGCCGAGGTGGTCACCACCCAGGGGCACCGCCTGGAGGACCTGGGGGCGGCGCCCGGGGTCGAGCGGGAGGCGTTCCTGCCGTGGAAGTGGGCCCAGGGCACCGGCCGGGACGGGCGCACGGTCGCGCTCGGCACGGACATCGGGCCGCAGGCCGTCTGCTACCGCAAGGACCTGTTCGCCCGGGCCGGGCTGCCCACCGACCGGGAGGCCGTCGGGCGGCTGTGGGCCGGGGACTGGCGCCGGTTCCTGGAGGTGGGGCGGCGGTTCGCCGCGCGGGCCCCGAAGGGGGTGGCGTTCACCGACTCGGCCTCCGGGGTGATGGCGGCGGTCCTGGTCGGGGCGCCGCTGCGGTTCTACGACGGGCGGGGCGAGCTCGTCGTCGGCTCCAACCCGGCCGTGCGGGAGGCCTGGGACCTCGGGGCGGCCTTCGCCCGGCACGGACTGACCGCCCGGCTGCAGCAGTTCACCCCCGGCTGGGACCACGGCTTCGCCGACGGCGGCTTCGCGACCGTCGTCTGCCCGGCCTGGATGCTCGGCTACATCGAGGACAAGGCGGGTCCGGCCGGCCGCGGCCGCTGGGACGTGGCCGCGGCGCCGCGCTCCGGCAACCGGGGCGGCTCCTTCCTCGTCGTCCCGTCGGCCGGGCGGCACCGCGCCGAGGCGGTCCGGCTCGCGGCCTGGCTGACCGCGCCCGCCCAGCAGGCCCGGCTCTTCGAGCGCCGGGGCAGCTTCCCGAGCGCCTCGGCGGCCCTGGCGCTGCCCGTCGTGGCGGCGGCCCGCCACCCCTACTTCGGCGACGCCCCGGTGGGCGCGATCTTCACGGCGGCGGCGCTGGGCGTCCCCCGCGCCCCGGTCGGCCCCAAGGAGGGGCTGGTCGCCCAGCACCTGTCCGACGGCGGGATGCTCCAGGTCGAGCAGTCGGGGCGCGACCCGGACGAGGCCTGGGCGGGCGTGCTGAGGTCGATCGACAACGCGCTGGACCGGTGA
- the orn gene encoding oligoribonuclease, which produces MNDRMVWIDCEMTGLSLTDDALIEVAALVTDSELNVLGDGVDIVIRPPDAALETMPEIVREMHTSSGLLDALAEGTTLADAEAQVLAYIREHVKEPGKAPLCGNSVSTDRGFLARDMPALEKHLHYRIVDVSSVKELARRWYPRAYFNSPEKNGNHRALADIRESIAELRYYREAVFVPQPGPDSETAKQIAAKHVVPAE; this is translated from the coding sequence ATGAACGATCGCATGGTGTGGATCGACTGCGAGATGACCGGGCTCTCGCTGACGGACGACGCACTCATCGAGGTGGCCGCGCTGGTCACCGACTCGGAACTGAACGTGCTCGGCGACGGCGTGGACATCGTGATCCGCCCGCCGGACGCGGCCCTGGAGACGATGCCGGAGATCGTGCGCGAGATGCACACCTCCTCCGGCCTCCTCGACGCGCTCGCCGAGGGCACCACCCTCGCCGACGCCGAGGCCCAGGTGCTCGCCTACATCCGCGAGCACGTGAAGGAGCCCGGCAAGGCCCCGCTGTGCGGGAACTCGGTCTCCACCGACCGCGGCTTCCTGGCCCGTGACATGCCGGCACTGGAGAAGCACCTCCACTACCGGATCGTCGATGTGTCCTCGGTCAAGGAGCTGGCCCGCCGCTGGTACCCGAGGGCGTACTTCAACAGTCCGGAGAAGAACGGCAACCACCGGGCCCTCGCCGACATCCGCGAGTCCATCGCCGAGCTGCGCTACTACCGCGAGGCGGTCTTCGTCCCGCAGCCCGGACCCGACTCGGAGACCGCGAAGCAGATCGCCGCCAAGCACGTCGTCCCCGCGGAATGA
- a CDS encoding helix-turn-helix domain-containing protein, with product MSQDHSVAPEAARKLSGRRRREVVAVLLFSGGPIFESSIPLSVFGIDRQDAGVPRYRLLVCAGEDGPLRTTGGLELTAPYGLEAISRAGTVVVPAWRSITSPPPPEALEALRRAHEEGARIVGLCTGAFVLAAAGLLDGRPATTHWMYAPTLAKRYPSVHVDPRELFVDDGDVLTSAGTAAGIDLCLHIVRTDHGTEAAGALARRLVVPPRRSGGQERYLDRSLPEEIGADPLAEVVAWALEHLHEQFDVETLAARAYMSRRTFDRRFRSLTGSAPLQWLITQRVLQAQRLLETSDYSVDEVAGRCGFRSPVALRGHFRRQLGSSPAAYRAAYRARRPQGDGGAAVLDAVVPAQVGAGPRRPVSPLEPGKLPSDAFAHGRAALPGQRSAP from the coding sequence ATGAGCCAGGACCACTCCGTCGCACCGGAGGCGGCACGGAAGCTGTCCGGGCGCCGCCGTCGCGAAGTCGTCGCGGTACTGCTGTTCAGCGGTGGGCCCATCTTCGAGAGCTCCATCCCGCTCTCCGTGTTCGGCATCGACCGTCAGGACGCGGGGGTGCCACGCTACCGGCTCCTCGTGTGCGCCGGCGAGGACGGCCCCCTGCGGACCACAGGGGGACTCGAACTCACCGCGCCGTACGGCCTGGAGGCCATCAGCCGCGCCGGCACCGTCGTCGTGCCGGCCTGGCGCTCGATCACCTCGCCGCCGCCCCCGGAGGCGCTCGAAGCGCTCCGCCGGGCGCACGAGGAGGGCGCGCGCATCGTCGGCCTCTGCACGGGGGCCTTCGTCCTCGCCGCGGCCGGCCTGCTCGACGGCCGCCCGGCGACCACGCACTGGATGTACGCGCCGACGCTCGCCAAGCGCTATCCGTCGGTCCACGTGGACCCGCGGGAGCTCTTCGTCGACGACGGCGACGTGCTGACCTCCGCGGGCACGGCGGCCGGCATCGACCTCTGCCTGCACATCGTGCGGACCGACCACGGCACGGAGGCCGCGGGCGCCCTGGCGCGCCGGCTGGTCGTCCCGCCGCGGCGCAGCGGCGGTCAGGAGCGCTACCTCGACAGGTCTTTACCCGAAGAGATCGGCGCCGACCCGCTGGCCGAGGTCGTCGCCTGGGCGCTGGAGCACCTCCACGAGCAGTTCGACGTGGAGACCCTGGCGGCCCGTGCGTACATGTCACGGCGGACCTTCGACCGCCGGTTCCGCTCGCTGACGGGCTCCGCCCCGCTGCAGTGGCTGATCACCCAGCGGGTGCTCCAGGCACAGCGGCTCCTGGAGACCTCCGACTACTCGGTCGACGAGGTCGCGGGCCGCTGCGGCTTCCGCTCCCCGGTGGCACTGCGCGGCCACTTCCGGCGCCAGCTCGGCTCCTCGCCGGCCGCCTACCGGGCGGCGTACCGGGCCAGGCGTCCGCAGGGCGACGGCGGGGCCGCGGTCCTCGACGCGGTCGTGCCGGCTCAGGTCGGTGCCGGGCCGCGCCGGCCGGTGAGCCCGCTGGAGCCGGGCAAGCTGCCGTCGGACGCCTTCGCCCACGGCCGGGCGGCCCTGCCGGGCCAGCGCAGCGCGCCGTAG
- a CDS encoding universal stress protein: MAGHEFPEPADRKRVADSTVDPLAVEQPRHACDPAFRHGVVVGFDGSTSSERALAYAIGMARRSASGLIIVHVANRLPTTVWAGCEPPVFVDVPDHRTEVLGLELACAEHLSEVPWILVERGGDICHELEEVGKEYAADAIVVGSTHGIVGRIFGSVAGRLARRAQRPVVVIP, encoded by the coding sequence ATGGCCGGTCACGAATTCCCCGAACCCGCGGACCGCAAGCGCGTCGCCGACTCCACGGTCGACCCCCTCGCGGTGGAACAGCCACGTCACGCCTGCGATCCGGCCTTCCGGCACGGAGTCGTCGTCGGCTTCGACGGATCCACGTCGAGTGAGCGCGCCCTCGCCTACGCGATCGGCATGGCCCGTCGCTCGGCGTCGGGCCTGATCATCGTGCACGTCGCCAACCGGCTGCCCACCACCGTGTGGGCCGGCTGCGAACCGCCGGTCTTCGTCGACGTGCCGGACCACCGCACCGAGGTCCTCGGCCTGGAGCTCGCCTGTGCCGAGCACCTCTCCGAGGTGCCCTGGATCCTGGTCGAGCGCGGCGGGGACATCTGCCACGAGCTGGAGGAGGTCGGCAAGGAGTACGCGGCCGACGCCATCGTGGTCGGCTCGACCCACGGCATCGTCGGCCGGATCTTCGGCTCGGTGGCCGGCCGGCTCGCGCGCCGCGCGCAGCGTCCGGTCGTCGTCATCCCGTAG